In one Sphingomonas sp. S1-29 genomic region, the following are encoded:
- the hflX gene encoding GTPase HflX → MSTGFERDGEDFARGARAIVVLPDQGGSSRDTDARLEETAGLAAAIGVEVRERIAFRIRAPKPATLLGAGQVEQLAEKVRDDAITLAVFDSALTPVQQRNLETGLGCKVIDRTGLILEIFGERARTAEGRLQVELAHLDYQSSRLVRSWTHLERQRGGFGFLGGPGETQIEADRRLIRDRMARLRRELDQVSRTRSLHRDRRQRAPWPVVALVGYTNAGKSTLFNRLTGAAVMAEDLLFATLDPTLRQVQFPGVDKAILSDTVGFVSDLPTQLVASFKATLEEVISADLLIHVRDVAHPDSDAQRADVEKVLSEIGVAETTPRLEAWNKLDLLDEEAREYLTNKAAARDDVAILSALTGEGVDAMIEVAAARLTQGHRRYHLTLEAGDGAGAAWLHQHGEVLDHWIEEGDAIYEVRMAPADRERFAQR, encoded by the coding sequence TTGAGTACCGGCTTCGAACGCGACGGGGAGGATTTCGCGCGCGGCGCGCGGGCGATCGTGGTGCTGCCCGATCAGGGCGGATCGTCGCGCGACACCGATGCGCGGCTCGAAGAGACTGCCGGGCTAGCCGCCGCGATCGGCGTCGAGGTGCGCGAGCGGATCGCCTTCCGTATCCGCGCGCCCAAGCCCGCGACATTGCTGGGTGCCGGGCAGGTCGAACAGTTGGCCGAGAAGGTTCGCGACGACGCGATTACGCTCGCGGTGTTCGATTCGGCGCTGACCCCGGTACAGCAGCGCAACCTCGAAACCGGGCTCGGCTGCAAGGTCATCGACCGCACCGGGCTGATCCTCGAAATCTTCGGCGAGCGCGCGCGCACCGCCGAAGGGCGGCTTCAGGTCGAGCTGGCGCATCTCGACTATCAATCGTCGCGGCTGGTGCGCAGCTGGACCCATCTCGAACGCCAGCGCGGCGGTTTCGGTTTTCTCGGTGGTCCGGGCGAAACGCAGATCGAGGCCGATCGCCGCCTGATCCGCGATCGCATGGCACGGTTGCGGCGCGAGCTCGACCAAGTCAGCCGCACGCGCTCGCTCCATCGCGATCGGCGCCAGCGCGCGCCTTGGCCGGTGGTTGCACTGGTGGGCTACACCAACGCCGGCAAATCGACGCTGTTCAACCGGCTGACCGGTGCCGCGGTGATGGCCGAAGACCTGTTGTTCGCGACGCTCGACCCGACCTTGCGCCAGGTCCAGTTTCCCGGCGTCGACAAGGCGATCCTGTCGGACACCGTCGGCTTCGTCTCGGACCTGCCGACCCAGCTGGTGGCATCGTTCAAGGCGACGCTCGAGGAAGTCATCTCGGCCGACCTGCTGATCCATGTCCGCGACGTCGCGCACCCCGACAGCGACGCGCAGCGCGCCGATGTCGAAAAGGTGCTCAGCGAAATCGGTGTCGCCGAGACGACACCGCGGCTCGAGGCGTGGAACAAGCTCGACCTGCTCGACGAAGAAGCGCGCGAATACCTTACCAACAAGGCAGCGGCGCGCGACGATGTCGCGATCCTGTCGGCGCTGACGGGGGAGGGCGTCGACGCGATGATCGAGGTCGCCGCCGCGCGGCTGACCCAGGGGCATCGGCGCTATCATCTGACGCTCGAAGCCGGCGACGGGGCGGGGGCCGCCTGGCTCCATCAGCATGGCGAAGTGCTCGATCACTGGATCGAGGAGGGCGATGCGATCTACGAAGTGCGGATGGCGCCCGCCGATCGCGAGCGGTTCGCCCAGCGCTGA
- the mazG gene encoding nucleoside triphosphate pyrophosphohydrolase, translating into MIERLTAIMARLRDPQHGCEWDLAQSFASIAPYTIEEAYEVADAIDRGDMADLKDELGDLLLQVVFHSRMAEEAGAFALPDVVAAVSDKMERRHPHIFGDAVHFPGWEQMKAAERHARADSGALDGVALGMPALLRAEKLQKRAARVGFDWPDASGARAKIDEELAEVEAASPSEIEGEIGDLLFSVVNWARHQGVDPEAALRAANAKFERRFRAMEQQAGSDFPGLSLDEKEALWLGAKASEARR; encoded by the coding sequence ATGATTGAGCGATTGACGGCGATCATGGCACGGCTCCGCGATCCCCAGCATGGTTGCGAATGGGATCTTGCGCAGAGCTTTGCCTCGATCGCGCCCTATACGATCGAGGAAGCCTATGAAGTCGCCGATGCGATCGATCGCGGCGATATGGCCGATCTCAAAGACGAGCTCGGCGACCTGTTGCTCCAGGTGGTGTTCCACAGCCGGATGGCCGAGGAAGCCGGCGCTTTCGCGCTGCCCGACGTGGTCGCTGCGGTCAGCGACAAGATGGAGCGCCGCCACCCGCATATCTTCGGCGACGCGGTGCATTTCCCCGGCTGGGAACAAATGAAGGCCGCCGAACGCCATGCGCGTGCCGATTCGGGTGCGCTCGATGGCGTCGCGCTCGGGATGCCAGCCTTGCTGCGCGCCGAAAAGCTGCAGAAGCGCGCCGCCCGCGTCGGCTTCGACTGGCCCGACGCCAGCGGCGCGCGCGCGAAGATCGACGAAGAGCTCGCCGAGGTCGAGGCCGCATCGCCGAGCGAGATCGAGGGCGAGATCGGCGACCTGCTCTTCTCGGTCGTCAATTGGGCGCGGCACCAGGGCGTCGATCCCGAAGCCGCGCTGCGCGCCGCCAATGCCAAGTTCGAACGCCGTTTCCGCGCGATGGAGCAGCAAGCCGGCAGCGACTTCCCCGGCCTGAGCCTCGACGAAAAGGAAGCGCTGTGGCTTGGCGCAAAGGCGAGCGAAGCCCGGCGCTGA
- a CDS encoding retropepsin-like aspartic protease family protein gives MTEDDTLNLVLGIGVLVLVLSSLSLRRMSFGLFLRSLISWVLIIGLISVAVLNRDSIEMALGGVGERLGISGQAVEGDTVRIRQSPDGHFYARVSINGQPTRMLIDSGATITALSVETAERAGIDVSRAGLPVLLNTANGTVSARRGVAQTVSIDGQLETRDLSVVVAPSFGDVNVIGMNFLSRLGSWRVEQRTLILEPDRQP, from the coding sequence ATGACCGAGGACGACACGCTCAACCTGGTGCTCGGCATCGGGGTGCTGGTGTTGGTGCTGAGCTCGCTGAGCCTGCGCCGGATGTCGTTCGGGCTGTTCCTGCGGTCGCTGATCAGCTGGGTGCTGATCATCGGGCTGATCTCTGTCGCGGTGCTCAACCGCGACAGCATCGAGATGGCGCTGGGCGGTGTCGGCGAGCGGCTGGGGATTTCAGGGCAAGCGGTCGAGGGCGATACCGTGCGGATCCGCCAATCGCCCGACGGCCATTTCTATGCCCGCGTGTCGATCAACGGGCAGCCGACGCGGATGCTGATCGATAGCGGCGCAACGATCACCGCGCTGTCGGTGGAAACCGCCGAGCGCGCCGGCATCGACGTATCGCGCGCCGGCTTGCCGGTGTTGCTCAACACGGCGAACGGCACCGTATCGGCGCGGCGCGGCGTAGCGCAGACCGTGTCGATTGACGGGCAGCTCGAAACCCGCGACCTTTCGGTGGTGGTGGCGCCGAGCTTCGGCGACGTGAACGTGATTGGGATGAACTTCCTGTCGCGATTGGGGTCGTGGCGCGTCGAGCAACGGACGCTGATCCTCGAGCCCGACCGCCAACCATAA
- a CDS encoding MBL fold metallo-hydrolase → MKIRLLGSGTSSGVPRIGNDWGACDPTEPRNRRTRCAALVSTATTRILIDTGPDMREQLLLADIGDVDAVIWTHDHADHTHGIDDLRQIAHNRGRQVAGYARPHTFAGLERRFAYVFHGRGPYPPTVELQPLDDSVTIGDVVVRVVDQPHGDITSAGLRFDHGDSSIVYSTDFHELTADMQDLYQGCDVWVVDALRHQPHPSHPHLEATLEYIARIRPGFAALIHMDQSMDYAALRASLPAGVEPGYDGMEIIA, encoded by the coding sequence GTGAAAATCCGCTTGCTGGGATCGGGCACGTCGAGCGGCGTGCCGCGGATCGGCAACGACTGGGGCGCGTGCGATCCTACCGAGCCGCGCAACCGCCGCACGCGGTGCGCGGCGCTGGTGTCCACGGCGACGACGCGTATCCTGATCGACACCGGTCCCGACATGCGCGAACAGTTGCTACTGGCCGATATCGGCGACGTCGATGCGGTGATCTGGACGCATGATCATGCCGATCACACCCATGGTATCGACGATCTGCGCCAGATCGCGCACAATCGCGGTCGGCAGGTCGCGGGCTATGCGCGGCCGCACACTTTCGCGGGACTGGAAAGGCGGTTTGCCTATGTCTTCCACGGTCGCGGGCCGTATCCGCCGACGGTCGAGCTGCAACCGCTGGATGATAGCGTGACGATTGGCGATGTCGTGGTGCGTGTGGTCGACCAGCCGCACGGCGACATTACGAGCGCCGGCCTTCGCTTCGACCATGGCGATTCATCGATCGTATATTCGACCGATTTCCATGAGCTTACCGCTGATATGCAGGATCTGTATCAAGGTTGCGACGTCTGGGTAGTCGATGCGCTTCGCCACCAGCCGCATCCTTCGCACCCGCATCTCGAGGCTACGCTCGAATATATCGCGCGTATCCGGCCGGGTTTTGCCGCGTTGATCCACATGGACCAGTCGATGGACTACGCGGCGCTGCGCGCATCGCTGCCGGCGGGGGTCGAACCCGGCTATGACGGGATGGAAATCATCGCATGA
- a CDS encoding TatD family hydrolase, with product MLADSHCHLNYRGLVDEQQAVLARARARGVGAMLNISTRESEWGDVVATAEREPDVWATIGVHPHDADAHPHIDADALTAAADHPRVVGLGECGLDYHYDHSDRAAQAVSFRAHCVAARTTGLPIVVHSRDAEDDTVSILRDELGKGAFGGVIHCFTGTSGFADQALALGFYISISGIVTFKSARDLQAIAARLPLDRLLIETDAPFLAPVPHRGRPGEPAFVAYTAAFLAELRGEPVEVLAKATAENFHTLFAKTRA from the coding sequence ATGCTGGCCGACAGTCACTGCCACCTGAATTACAGAGGCTTGGTCGACGAACAGCAGGCGGTGCTGGCGCGGGCGCGAGCGCGTGGGGTGGGGGCAATGCTCAACATCTCGACGCGCGAGAGCGAGTGGGGCGACGTTGTCGCGACCGCCGAGCGCGAGCCCGATGTTTGGGCGACGATCGGCGTCCACCCGCACGACGCCGATGCGCATCCGCATATCGATGCCGATGCGCTGACCGCAGCGGCCGACCATCCGCGCGTCGTCGGCCTGGGCGAATGCGGCCTCGACTATCACTACGATCATAGCGACCGCGCGGCGCAGGCGGTGAGCTTCCGCGCGCATTGCGTCGCCGCACGCACAACCGGGCTGCCGATCGTCGTGCACAGCCGCGACGCCGAGGACGATACCGTGTCGATCCTGCGCGACGAGCTGGGGAAGGGGGCCTTTGGCGGGGTGATCCACTGCTTCACCGGCACCAGCGGCTTTGCGGATCAAGCGCTTGCGCTGGGTTTCTACATCTCGATTTCGGGCATCGTGACGTTCAAGAGCGCGCGCGACCTGCAGGCGATTGCCGCACGGCTGCCGCTCGATCGACTGCTGATCGAGACTGACGCGCCCTTTCTAGCCCCGGTGCCGCATCGCGGACGGCCAGGCGAGCCCGCGTTCGTCGCCTACACCGCCGCGTTCCTCGCCGAGCTGCGCGGCGAACCGGTCGAGGTGCTGGCGAAGGCGACCGCCGAGAATTTCCACACCCTGTTCGCCAAGACCCGCGCGTGA
- the metG gene encoding methionine--tRNA ligase, giving the protein MAEPYYITTAIHYPNGKPHIGHAYEMIAADAIARFQRQAGRDVRFQTGTDEHGLKMVQTARDRGVPVRALADEMSGYFSDMAQRLNISCDRFIRTVEPEHYRASQAIWQAMQDAGDLYLDRYEGWYSVRDEAFYEEKELTEGAGGVKLSPQGTPVEWTAEETWFFRLSKYQQPLLDFYAANPGFIRPESRRNEVLRFVEGGLIDLSVSRTSFDWGVPVPGSDGHVMYVWVDALTNYLTGTGYPDGGELSRYWPAASHIIGKDIVRFHAVYWPAFLMSAGLALPKEVFGHGFVLNRGEKMSKSLGNVADPMALADAFGVDALRYFLLRDIGWGQDGSYSPRAIAMRANADLSNSFGNLAQRTLAFIAKNLDGAMPGAGRGDPADAALLATVGEANAEFVRLFGDHGLTQALEAWMRGVFACNQYIDAQAPWALRKTDPERMEAVLGTLIRAIRLCAITILPVVPAAAGSMLDQLGVEDRSHAALADETWYAAHAATGFRIAPPTPIFPRLDIPEEEPAA; this is encoded by the coding sequence ATGGCCGAACCTTATTACATCACCACCGCGATCCATTATCCCAACGGCAAGCCGCATATCGGCCACGCCTATGAAATGATCGCCGCCGACGCGATCGCGCGGTTCCAGCGCCAGGCGGGGCGCGACGTGCGCTTCCAGACCGGCACCGACGAACATGGCCTCAAGATGGTCCAGACCGCGCGCGACCGCGGCGTACCGGTGCGCGCGCTTGCCGACGAGATGTCGGGATATTTCAGCGACATGGCACAGCGTCTGAATATTTCGTGTGATCGGTTCATCCGCACCGTCGAGCCTGAGCATTATCGCGCCAGCCAGGCGATCTGGCAGGCGATGCAGGACGCGGGCGACCTGTATCTCGATCGCTACGAGGGCTGGTATTCGGTTCGCGACGAAGCCTTCTACGAGGAAAAGGAACTGACCGAGGGGGCAGGGGGCGTCAAGCTTTCGCCGCAGGGCACTCCGGTCGAATGGACCGCCGAGGAGACCTGGTTCTTTCGCCTGTCGAAATATCAGCAGCCCTTGCTCGATTTCTACGCCGCCAATCCCGGCTTCATCCGCCCCGAAAGCCGCCGCAACGAGGTGCTTCGCTTCGTCGAGGGTGGGCTGATCGACTTGTCGGTATCGCGCACCAGCTTCGATTGGGGCGTGCCGGTGCCGGGCAGCGATGGGCATGTGATGTATGTCTGGGTCGATGCGCTCACCAACTATCTCACCGGCACCGGTTATCCCGATGGCGGCGAGCTTTCGCGCTATTGGCCGGCGGCGTCGCACATCATCGGCAAGGACATCGTTCGCTTCCACGCGGTCTATTGGCCGGCGTTCCTGATGTCGGCGGGGCTTGCGCTGCCAAAGGAGGTATTCGGCCACGGCTTCGTGCTCAACCGCGGCGAGAAGATGTCGAAGTCGCTCGGCAACGTCGCCGATCCGATGGCGCTCGCCGATGCATTCGGGGTCGATGCGCTGCGCTATTTCCTGCTGCGCGACATCGGTTGGGGACAGGATGGCAGCTATTCGCCGCGCGCGATCGCGATGCGCGCCAATGCCGATCTGTCGAACAGCTTCGGCAATCTGGCGCAGCGGACGCTGGCGTTCATCGCCAAGAATCTCGACGGCGCGATGCCGGGGGCGGGGCGGGGCGATCCTGCCGACGCGGCGTTGCTGGCGACCGTGGGCGAGGCGAACGCCGAGTTCGTCCGGCTCTTCGGCGATCATGGGCTCACCCAGGCGCTCGAGGCCTGGATGCGCGGGGTTTTCGCCTGCAACCAATATATCGATGCGCAGGCGCCCTGGGCGCTGCGCAAGACCGATCCCGAGCGGATGGAGGCGGTGCTCGGCACGCTGATCCGCGCGATCCGGCTGTGCGCGATCACGATCCTGCCGGTGGTGCCAGCTGCCGCCGGCTCGATGCTCGACCAATTGGGGGTCGAGGATCGCAGCCACGCGGCGCTTGCCGACGAAACTTGGTACGCCGCGCACGCAGCGACGGGGTTTCGGATCGCGCCGCCGACCCCCATCTTCCCTCGACTGGACATCCCCGAGGAGGAACCGGCGGCATGA
- a CDS encoding AAA family ATPase produces MTPAIGNAAPRAAFAAAMAGGALHHAWLITGPEGTGKAGFAHDMARRMLAHAADPSLDPTAAVPAGHRIGALLDAGSHPDFRLLARLPKDAEKPDQDVARSITIAQVRTLQPMFATKPSMSSRRVVLIDSIDDLERGGANALLKNLEEPPAGTIFLLVSHAPGRLLPTIRSRCRLLRFAALEDAEVAAVLRHELPEAGDDEIAVLVRAGAGSPGRALRFAGLDMASIERDLTLLADRGDADNAIRSRLAKALGVKAAHPRYVAFLERVPAFLAERARLLQGSALRDALDAHAAAKEVAGAAIGLSQDAGAAVFEIGGIVARLAR; encoded by the coding sequence ATGACGCCAGCGATCGGCAACGCCGCGCCGCGCGCCGCGTTCGCCGCGGCGATGGCGGGCGGGGCGCTGCATCATGCGTGGCTGATCACCGGTCCCGAGGGCACCGGCAAGGCGGGGTTCGCGCATGATATGGCGCGGCGGATGCTCGCTCATGCCGCCGATCCTTCGCTCGACCCTACGGCGGCAGTGCCTGCGGGGCATCGGATCGGCGCGTTGCTCGATGCCGGGTCACATCCCGATTTTAGGCTGCTGGCGCGGCTGCCCAAGGATGCCGAGAAGCCCGACCAGGATGTCGCACGCAGCATCACGATCGCGCAGGTGCGCACGTTGCAGCCGATGTTCGCGACCAAGCCGTCGATGTCGTCGCGCCGCGTGGTGCTGATCGATTCGATTGACGATCTCGAGCGCGGCGGCGCCAATGCTTTGCTCAAGAACCTCGAAGAGCCGCCGGCAGGGACGATCTTCCTGCTGGTGAGCCATGCGCCGGGGCGGCTGTTGCCGACGATCCGCTCGCGCTGCCGCCTGCTGCGCTTTGCCGCGCTCGAGGATGCCGAGGTGGCGGCGGTGCTGCGGCACGAACTGCCCGAGGCGGGCGACGACGAGATCGCGGTGCTGGTGCGTGCAGGCGCTGGGTCGCCGGGGCGCGCGCTGCGCTTTGCCGGGCTCGACATGGCATCGATCGAGCGCGACCTGACGCTCCTCGCCGATCGCGGCGATGCCGACAATGCGATCCGTTCACGGCTCGCCAAGGCGCTGGGGGTGAAGGCTGCGCACCCCCGCTATGTCGCATTTCTCGAACGCGTACCCGCCTTCCTCGCCGAGCGTGCGCGGCTGTTGCAGGGCAGTGCGCTTCGCGACGCGCTCGACGCACACGCCGCCGCCAAGGAGGTGGCGGGTGCGGCGATCGGCCTGTCGCAGGACGCGGGCGCGGCGGTGTTCGAAATCGGCGGCATCGTCGCACGCCTGGCGCGCTGA
- the tmk gene encoding dTMP kinase — translation MIGRFISLEGGEGAGKSTQAAALAAALEARGLPVLVTREPGGSEGAEAIRQLLMQGDVARWSAHAEALLFAAARADHVEKRIRPAIAAGTWVICDRYLDSTRAYQGAQGIDDAAILALHGFGSKGLLPDRTFFLTLPRAAGQQRTRARDGAANDRFEARDAAFHDAVAAGFEAIAAREPDRVRRIDAARSALEVTQALLDGLADLLP, via the coding sequence TTGATCGGACGCTTCATCTCGCTCGAGGGCGGCGAGGGGGCGGGGAAGTCGACCCAGGCCGCCGCGCTCGCCGCCGCGCTCGAAGCGCGCGGGCTGCCCGTGCTGGTGACGCGCGAGCCGGGCGGGAGCGAGGGCGCCGAAGCGATTCGCCAGCTGCTGATGCAGGGCGATGTCGCACGCTGGAGCGCGCATGCCGAGGCGTTGCTGTTCGCCGCGGCGCGCGCCGATCATGTCGAGAAGCGTATCCGCCCGGCGATCGCGGCGGGGACGTGGGTGATCTGCGATCGGTATCTCGACTCGACGCGCGCCTATCAGGGCGCGCAGGGGATCGACGATGCCGCGATCCTGGCGCTGCACGGTTTTGGATCGAAGGGGTTGCTGCCCGATCGCACCTTCTTCCTGACACTGCCGCGCGCGGCGGGGCAGCAGCGGACGCGGGCGCGCGACGGCGCCGCCAACGACCGGTTCGAAGCGCGCGATGCGGCGTTTCACGATGCCGTCGCGGCGGGGTTCGAGGCGATCGCGGCGCGCGAGCCCGATCGGGTGCGGCGGATCGACGCGGCGCGGTCGGCCCTCGAGGTGACGCAGGCGCTGCTCGACGGCCTCGCCGACCTGCTGCCATGA
- a CDS encoding D-alanyl-D-alanine carboxypeptidase family protein — MKKLLVLPPLFLALAMPASAQRPPYDTPAPVAFIEDLSSGAVLYAKDADRRMPPASMAKMMTTYVIFDMLKKGELKLDQKFRVRPETWERWHGPKAGSTMFLSPNEEVSVENLLYGVVVLSGNDACVVLAEGIAGTEEAFANLMNQRAKAIGLSNSRFGNSNGWPDEGRTYVTARDLATLAKVTIEQHPQLYKKFYTRRDFTWGQTMGGNAITQANRDPLLGRVDGADGLKTGHTEEAGYGFTGSAEQSGRRLVMVLAGLTSANQRISESVRFMEWGFGAWKSRPIVKKGKRVETADVQLGGEATVGLVAPRDLSITVPSGTSAPVTAKVVYQGPIKAPIAAGQHIADLVITSADTGEQRMPLVAEAAVEEAGFFGRVWAGLMSLFA, encoded by the coding sequence ATGAAGAAACTGCTCGTACTGCCGCCGCTGTTCCTCGCGCTGGCGATGCCCGCCTCGGCGCAGCGTCCGCCCTATGACACGCCTGCGCCGGTGGCGTTCATCGAGGATTTGTCGTCGGGCGCGGTGCTGTATGCCAAGGACGCCGATCGCCGGATGCCGCCGGCGTCGATGGCCAAGATGATGACGACCTATGTCATCTTCGACATGCTCAAGAAGGGCGAGCTGAAGCTCGACCAGAAGTTCCGCGTCCGCCCCGAGACCTGGGAGCGCTGGCACGGCCCCAAGGCGGGCTCGACGATGTTCCTGTCGCCCAACGAGGAAGTGAGCGTCGAGAATCTGCTGTACGGCGTGGTCGTGCTGTCGGGGAACGACGCCTGCGTCGTGCTCGCCGAGGGGATTGCCGGCACCGAGGAAGCGTTTGCCAATTTGATGAACCAGCGCGCCAAGGCGATCGGCCTGAGCAACAGCCGGTTCGGCAATTCGAACGGCTGGCCCGATGAAGGCCGCACCTATGTCACCGCGCGCGACCTGGCGACGCTCGCCAAGGTGACGATCGAGCAGCATCCGCAGCTCTACAAGAAATTCTACACCCGCCGCGATTTCACCTGGGGCCAGACGATGGGTGGCAACGCGATCACCCAGGCCAATCGCGACCCGCTGCTCGGGCGCGTCGACGGCGCCGATGGGCTGAAGACCGGGCATACCGAGGAAGCGGGCTATGGCTTCACCGGATCGGCCGAGCAGAGCGGGCGGCGGCTGGTTATGGTGCTTGCCGGGCTGACCAGCGCGAACCAGCGGATCAGCGAGTCGGTGCGCTTCATGGAATGGGGCTTCGGCGCGTGGAAGTCGCGGCCGATCGTCAAGAAGGGCAAGCGCGTCGAGACCGCCGACGTCCAGCTGGGCGGCGAGGCGACGGTCGGGCTGGTCGCGCCGCGCGACCTGTCGATCACCGTCCCCTCGGGCACCAGTGCGCCGGTGACCGCCAAGGTGGTGTATCAGGGGCCGATCAAGGCGCCGATCGCCGCGGGCCAGCACATCGCCGACCTGGTCATCACCAGCGCCGACACCGGCGAGCAGCGGATGCCGTTGGTCGCCGAAGCCGCGGTCGAGGAAGCCGGCTTCTTCGGGCGCGTCTGGGCGGGCCTGATGTCGCTGTTCGCTTGA
- a CDS encoding SPOR domain-containing protein, whose protein sequence is MKSRAEFLILGLLGAAASAQDAPPAEVVAASGPLGTSGEVKRYDEVGAVGLASALDSPIGAAHATLPVGSVAEVTALDTGRTILVPIAGQVPAAGQVIALAPGALSALGIAAQAGVRVRSVTPSPQDQAALQAGRPGLPRLDAPPVLLNGLRKQMAAVLPAPTPMAPPKPVVAKPAPKPASPRPVPTAPAPPNPAATGTWFVQVAALSSEPRARALASQLNGRSIAAGRFWRVQLGPFPDAAAANSARARAARSGYRDATVFRSK, encoded by the coding sequence ATGAAGTCTCGCGCTGAGTTCCTGATCCTCGGCCTGCTGGGCGCTGCGGCGTCGGCGCAGGACGCGCCGCCCGCCGAAGTCGTCGCGGCTTCGGGGCCGCTGGGTACCTCGGGCGAGGTCAAGCGCTACGACGAAGTCGGCGCGGTGGGGCTGGCGAGCGCGCTCGACAGTCCGATCGGTGCCGCCCATGCGACGCTGCCGGTGGGGAGCGTCGCCGAGGTGACCGCGCTCGATACCGGCCGAACGATCCTGGTACCGATCGCGGGGCAGGTACCCGCAGCCGGTCAGGTGATCGCGCTGGCACCGGGCGCGCTTTCGGCGCTTGGCATTGCAGCGCAGGCGGGGGTTCGGGTGCGCAGCGTGACGCCTTCGCCGCAGGATCAGGCGGCGTTGCAGGCGGGGCGTCCCGGGCTGCCGCGGCTCGATGCGCCGCCGGTGCTGCTCAACGGCTTGCGCAAGCAGATGGCCGCGGTGCTACCCGCGCCAACGCCGATGGCGCCGCCCAAGCCTGTTGTTGCCAAGCCAGCTCCCAAGCCCGCATCGCCCCGACCGGTGCCTACGGCACCTGCGCCACCAAATCCCGCTGCCACCGGCACCTGGTTCGTCCAGGTCGCCGCGCTCTCCAGCGAGCCGCGCGCCAGGGCGCTGGCGAGCCAGCTGAACGGCCGCTCGATCGCCGCAGGCCGCTTCTGGCGCGTCCAGCTCGGGCCGTTCCCCGATGCCGCCGCCGCCAATTCGGCACGCGCGCGCGCGGCCAGAAGCGGCTATCGCGACGCCACCGTCTTTCGTTCGAAATGA
- a CDS encoding lytic murein transglycosylase has protein sequence MRIFGAILLAGIGLGGLGSGAAAQDNASFQSYLATVRSKALREGVSDRTLNSVLPSLTVNPRVIELDRDQPGSSSPNAPISNFAPYRARHVDAARIGRGRSAYRGNLNTLRAVEQRYGVPGSILVAIWGHETNYGGYTGDFDLPRSLATLAFEGRRRPLFEGEFIALLKIIDRGVPRDRLKGSWAGAMGYPQFLPSVYLRLAVDGDGDGDANIWANEADALASIGNYLSNAGWRRGQPWGVAVNVPAGLARAPLETRTVSPRCPRVFDRHSQWRTIAEWRALGVTPQGGALPADNVQATLLEPDGQGRTAFLLTSNYRVILDYNCSNFYALSVGLLADEVSR, from the coding sequence ATGCGTATTTTTGGGGCGATCCTTCTGGCCGGCATCGGGCTCGGCGGCTTGGGCAGCGGGGCAGCTGCCCAGGACAATGCGAGCTTTCAGAGCTATCTGGCGACGGTGCGAAGCAAGGCGCTGCGCGAGGGGGTGAGCGATCGCACGCTCAATTCGGTGCTGCCCTCGCTGACGGTGAACCCGCGGGTGATCGAGCTCGATCGCGACCAGCCGGGCAGTTCGAGCCCCAATGCGCCGATCTCCAATTTTGCCCCCTATCGCGCACGTCATGTCGATGCCGCGCGGATCGGACGCGGTCGCAGCGCCTATCGCGGCAACCTGAACACCTTGCGCGCGGTCGAGCAGCGTTATGGCGTGCCCGGATCGATCCTGGTCGCGATCTGGGGGCATGAGACCAATTATGGCGGCTATACCGGCGATTTCGATCTGCCGCGCTCGCTAGCCACGCTCGCCTTCGAGGGACGCCGCCGGCCATTGTTCGAGGGCGAATTCATCGCGCTGCTCAAGATCATCGACCGCGGTGTGCCGCGCGACCGGCTGAAGGGCAGCTGGGCGGGCGCGATGGGCTATCCGCAGTTTCTGCCGTCGGTGTATCTGCGGCTCGCGGTCGACGGCGATGGCGATGGCGACGCCAATATCTGGGCGAACGAAGCCGACGCGCTGGCATCGATCGGCAATTATCTGTCGAACGCCGGCTGGCGGCGCGGCCAGCCCTGGGGCGTCGCGGTGAACGTGCCCGCGGGGCTCGCGCGCGCGCCGCTCGAGACGCGCACCGTCTCGCCGCGCTGCCCGCGAGTATTCGACCGGCACAGCCAATGGCGCACGATCGCCGAATGGCGCGCGCTCGGGGTGACCCCGCAGGGCGGCGCCTTGCCCGCCGACAATGTGCAGGCGACCTTGCTCGAACCCGATGGCCAGGGGCGCACCGCCTTCCTGCTGACGAGCAATTATCGCGTGATCCTCGATTATAATTGTTCGAATTTCTATGCTCTTTCGGTGGGGTTGCTGGCCGATGAAGTCTCGCGCTGA